The proteins below are encoded in one region of Struthio camelus isolate bStrCam1 chromosome 23, bStrCam1.hap1, whole genome shotgun sequence:
- the RPS6KA1 gene encoding ribosomal protein S6 kinase alpha-1 isoform X6, translated as MLRLLFRSKPRIQEGEGVVKEINITHHVKEGSEKADPSQFELLKVLGQGSFGKVFLVRKITPPDSNHLYAMKVLKKATLKVRDRVRTKIERDILADVNHPFVVKLHYAFQTEGKLYLILDFLRGGDLFTRLSKEVMFTEEDVKFYLAELALGLDHLHSLGIIYRDLKPENILLDEEGHIKLTDFGLSKEAIDHEKKAYSFCGTVEYMAPEVVNRQGHSHSADWWSYGVLMFEMLTGSLPFQGKDRKETMTLILKAKLGMPQFLSSEAQSLLRALFKRNPANRLGSGPDGAEEIKRHPFYSTIDWNKLYRREIKPPFKPAVGQPDDTFYFDTEFTSRTPKDSPGIPPSAGAHQLFRGFSFVATGLMEDGKVKPAQSPLNSVVQQLHGKNVQFNDGYVVKEAIGVGSYSVCKRCIHKATNMEYAVKVIDKSKRDPSEEIEILLRYGQHPNIITLKDVYDDGKYVYLVTELMRGGELLDKILRQKFFSEREASSVLHTICKTVEYLHSQGVVHRDLKPSNILYVDESGNPESIRICDFGFAKQLRAENGLLMTPCYTANFVAPEVLKRQGYDEGCDIWSLGVLLYTMLAGCTPFANGPSDTPEEILTRIGGGKFSVSGGNWDTISETAKDLVSKMLHVDPHQRLTAKQVLQHPWITQKDSLPQSQLNHQDVQLVKGAMAATYSALNSSKPSPQLKPIESSILAQRRVKKLPSTTL; from the exons GGTGAAGGCGTTGTGAAAGAAATCAACATCACACACCATGTGAAGGAGGGCTCTGAGAAAGCTGATCCTTCACAATTTGAGCTTCTGAAGGTTCTGGGACAGGGCTCTTTTGGGAAG GTTTTTCTGGTGAGAAAAATCACTCCGCCAGACAGCAACCACCTCTATGCCATGAAAGTGCTCAAGAAGGCAACATTGAAAG tgCGTGATCGAGTAAGGACAAAGATAGAAAGGGATATCCTGGCTGATGTAAACCATCCCTTTGTGGTGAAACTCCACTATG CATTCCAAACAGAGGGGAAGCTCTATCTCATCTTGGATTTCCTCAGAGGAGGTGACCTTTTCACTCGGCTTTCCAAAGAG GTGATGTTCACAGAGGAAGACGTGAAGTTCTACCTAGCAGAGCTGGCTTTGGGGCTTGACCATTTGCACAGCCTGGGAATCATATACAGAGATCTCAAACCAGAAAA CATCCTCCTAGATGAAGAAGGGCACATCAAACTCACAG ATTTTGGCTTGAGTAAAGAAGCTATAGACCATGAGAAGAAAGCCTATTCCTTCTGTGGGACAGTGGAATACATGGCGCCAGAAGTTGTGAATCGTCAGGGCCACTCCCACAGCGCTGACTGGTGGTCATATGGGGTGTTAATG TTTGAAATGCTCACCGGCTCACTGCCCTTCCAGGGAAAAGATCGTAAGGAGACGATGACCCTCATTCTCAA AGCAAAGCTGGGCATGCCTCAGTTCCTGAGCTCTGAAGCACAGAGTCTCCTGCGAGCCCTTTTCAAAAGGAATCCAGCCAACAGATTAG GTTCTGGTCCAGATGGGGCAGAAGAGATAAAGCGCCATCCTTTCTACTCTACTATTGACTGGAAT aagctGTATCGAAGGGAAATCAAACCACCTTTCAAGCCTGCAGTAGGCCAGCCAGATGACACCTTTTATTTTGACACAGAGTTTACGTCTCGTACACCAAAAG ATTCCCCAGGCATCCCCCCAAGCGCAGGGGCCCATCAGCTCTTCCGCGGCTTCAGTTTCGTGGCGACTGGATTGATGGAGGACGGCAAGGTGAAACCTGCCCAGTCCCCTCTGAATTCGGTGGTACAG CAGCTGCATGGCAAGAATGTCCAGTTCAACGATGGCTACGTGGTGAAGGAGGCGATCGGTGTTGGCTCCTACTCAGTGTGTAAACGCTGCATTCATAAAGCAACCAACATGGAGTATGCAGTCAAG GTCATTGACAAGAGCAAGCGAGACCCGTCTGAGGAAATCGAAATCCTCCTGCGATATGGGCAGCATCCAAACATCATTACCTTGAAAGAT GTGTATGATGATGGGAAGTATGTGTATCTGGTGACTGAGCTGATGAGGGGAGGGGAGCTGCTGGATAAGATCCTCAGACAGAAATTTTTCTCGGAGAGGGAGGCCAGTTCTGTCCTGCATACGATCTGTAAAACGGTGGAGTATCTGCATTCTCAGGGG GTGGTTCACAGGGACTTGAAACCCAGCAACATTCTCTATGTGGACGAGTCAGGAAACCCAGAAAGCATTCGCATTTGTGACTTTGGCTTTGCCAAGCAGCTGAGGGCTGAGAATGGCCTTCTCATGACTCCTTGTTATACTGCAAACTTTGTGGCACCTGAG GTACTAAAACGCCAAGGCTACGATGAGGGCTGTGACATCTGGAGCCTGGGAGTTCTCCTTTATACAATGCTAGCAGG CTGCACTCCATTTGCAAACGGGCCCAGTGACACTCCAGAGGAGATCCTGACCCGAATAGGTGGGGGAAAGTTCTCTGTCAGTGGAGGCAATTGGGACACTATTTCTGAAACAGCCAAG GATCTGGTATCAAAGATGCTTCATGTAGATCCTCACCAGCGTCTAACAGCCAAACAGGTCCTGCAGCATCCGTGGATAACACAGAAGGATAGCTTACCTCAGAGCCAACTGAATCACCAGGACGTTCAGCTTGTAAAG GGGGCAATGGCTGCCACATACTCTGCACTGAACAGCTCCAAGCCAAGCCCCCAGCTGAAGCCCATTGAATCATCCATTCTGGCACAGAGGCGGGTCAAGAAACTTCCTTCTACCACACTGTGA
- the RPS6KA1 gene encoding ribosomal protein S6 kinase alpha-1 isoform X7 — protein sequence MKVLKKATLKVRDRVRTKIERDILADVNHPFVVKLHYAFQTEGKLYLILDFLRGGDLFTRLSKEVMFTEEDVKFYLAELALGLDHLHSLGIIYRDLKPENILLDEEGHIKLTDFGLSKEAIDHEKKAYSFCGTVEYMAPEVVNRQGHSHSADWWSYGVLMFEMLTGSLPFQGKDRKETMTLILKAKLGMPQFLSSEAQSLLRALFKRNPANRLGSGPDGAEEIKRHPFYSTIDWNKLYRREIKPPFKPAVGQPDDTFYFDTEFTSRTPKDSPGIPPSAGAHQLFRGFSFVATGLMEDGKVKPAQSPLNSVVQQLHGKNVQFNDGYVVKEAIGVGSYSVCKRCIHKATNMEYAVKVIDKSKRDPSEEIEILLRYGQHPNIITLKDVYDDGKYVYLVTELMRGGELLDKILRQKFFSEREASSVLHTICKTVEYLHSQGVVHRDLKPSNILYVDESGNPESIRICDFGFAKQLRAENGLLMTPCYTANFVAPEVLKRQGYDEGCDIWSLGVLLYTMLAGCTPFANGPSDTPEEILTRIGGGKFSVSGGNWDTISETAKDLVSKMLHVDPHQRLTAKQVLQHPWITQKDSLPQSQLNHQDVQLVKGAMAATYSALNSSKPSPQLKPIESSILAQRRVKKLPSTTL from the exons ATGAAAGTGCTCAAGAAGGCAACATTGAAAG tgCGTGATCGAGTAAGGACAAAGATAGAAAGGGATATCCTGGCTGATGTAAACCATCCCTTTGTGGTGAAACTCCACTATG CATTCCAAACAGAGGGGAAGCTCTATCTCATCTTGGATTTCCTCAGAGGAGGTGACCTTTTCACTCGGCTTTCCAAAGAG GTGATGTTCACAGAGGAAGACGTGAAGTTCTACCTAGCAGAGCTGGCTTTGGGGCTTGACCATTTGCACAGCCTGGGAATCATATACAGAGATCTCAAACCAGAAAA CATCCTCCTAGATGAAGAAGGGCACATCAAACTCACAG ATTTTGGCTTGAGTAAAGAAGCTATAGACCATGAGAAGAAAGCCTATTCCTTCTGTGGGACAGTGGAATACATGGCGCCAGAAGTTGTGAATCGTCAGGGCCACTCCCACAGCGCTGACTGGTGGTCATATGGGGTGTTAATG TTTGAAATGCTCACCGGCTCACTGCCCTTCCAGGGAAAAGATCGTAAGGAGACGATGACCCTCATTCTCAA AGCAAAGCTGGGCATGCCTCAGTTCCTGAGCTCTGAAGCACAGAGTCTCCTGCGAGCCCTTTTCAAAAGGAATCCAGCCAACAGATTAG GTTCTGGTCCAGATGGGGCAGAAGAGATAAAGCGCCATCCTTTCTACTCTACTATTGACTGGAAT aagctGTATCGAAGGGAAATCAAACCACCTTTCAAGCCTGCAGTAGGCCAGCCAGATGACACCTTTTATTTTGACACAGAGTTTACGTCTCGTACACCAAAAG ATTCCCCAGGCATCCCCCCAAGCGCAGGGGCCCATCAGCTCTTCCGCGGCTTCAGTTTCGTGGCGACTGGATTGATGGAGGACGGCAAGGTGAAACCTGCCCAGTCCCCTCTGAATTCGGTGGTACAG CAGCTGCATGGCAAGAATGTCCAGTTCAACGATGGCTACGTGGTGAAGGAGGCGATCGGTGTTGGCTCCTACTCAGTGTGTAAACGCTGCATTCATAAAGCAACCAACATGGAGTATGCAGTCAAG GTCATTGACAAGAGCAAGCGAGACCCGTCTGAGGAAATCGAAATCCTCCTGCGATATGGGCAGCATCCAAACATCATTACCTTGAAAGAT GTGTATGATGATGGGAAGTATGTGTATCTGGTGACTGAGCTGATGAGGGGAGGGGAGCTGCTGGATAAGATCCTCAGACAGAAATTTTTCTCGGAGAGGGAGGCCAGTTCTGTCCTGCATACGATCTGTAAAACGGTGGAGTATCTGCATTCTCAGGGG GTGGTTCACAGGGACTTGAAACCCAGCAACATTCTCTATGTGGACGAGTCAGGAAACCCAGAAAGCATTCGCATTTGTGACTTTGGCTTTGCCAAGCAGCTGAGGGCTGAGAATGGCCTTCTCATGACTCCTTGTTATACTGCAAACTTTGTGGCACCTGAG GTACTAAAACGCCAAGGCTACGATGAGGGCTGTGACATCTGGAGCCTGGGAGTTCTCCTTTATACAATGCTAGCAGG CTGCACTCCATTTGCAAACGGGCCCAGTGACACTCCAGAGGAGATCCTGACCCGAATAGGTGGGGGAAAGTTCTCTGTCAGTGGAGGCAATTGGGACACTATTTCTGAAACAGCCAAG GATCTGGTATCAAAGATGCTTCATGTAGATCCTCACCAGCGTCTAACAGCCAAACAGGTCCTGCAGCATCCGTGGATAACACAGAAGGATAGCTTACCTCAGAGCCAACTGAATCACCAGGACGTTCAGCTTGTAAAG GGGGCAATGGCTGCCACATACTCTGCACTGAACAGCTCCAAGCCAAGCCCCCAGCTGAAGCCCATTGAATCATCCATTCTGGCACAGAGGCGGGTCAAGAAACTTCCTTCTACCACACTGTGA
- the RPS6KA1 gene encoding ribosomal protein S6 kinase alpha-1 isoform X3, translating into MERDPKLPRICTFLTLWLHRKHRAKPCSLPLPAPSQLSSPGEGVVKEINITHHVKEGSEKADPSQFELLKVLGQGSFGKVFLVRKITPPDSNHLYAMKVLKKATLKVRDRVRTKIERDILADVNHPFVVKLHYAFQTEGKLYLILDFLRGGDLFTRLSKEVMFTEEDVKFYLAELALGLDHLHSLGIIYRDLKPENILLDEEGHIKLTDFGLSKEAIDHEKKAYSFCGTVEYMAPEVVNRQGHSHSADWWSYGVLMFEMLTGSLPFQGKDRKETMTLILKAKLGMPQFLSSEAQSLLRALFKRNPANRLGSGPDGAEEIKRHPFYSTIDWNKLYRREIKPPFKPAVGQPDDTFYFDTEFTSRTPKDSPGIPPSAGAHQLFRGFSFVATGLMEDGKVKPAQSPLNSVVQQLHGKNVQFNDGYVVKEAIGVGSYSVCKRCIHKATNMEYAVKVIDKSKRDPSEEIEILLRYGQHPNIITLKDVYDDGKYVYLVTELMRGGELLDKILRQKFFSEREASSVLHTICKTVEYLHSQGVVHRDLKPSNILYVDESGNPESIRICDFGFAKQLRAENGLLMTPCYTANFVAPEVLKRQGYDEGCDIWSLGVLLYTMLAGCTPFANGPSDTPEEILTRIGGGKFSVSGGNWDTISETAKDLVSKMLHVDPHQRLTAKQVLQHPWITQKDSLPQSQLNHQDVQLVKGAMAATYSALNSSKPSPQLKPIESSILAQRRVKKLPSTTL; encoded by the exons ATGGAGAGGGACCCTAAACTTCCTCGCATCTGCACGTTCCTCACACTGTGGCTGCACAGGAAACATCGAGCAAAGCCCTGCAGCCTGCCGCTGCCTGCCCccagccagctctccagcccG GGTGAAGGCGTTGTGAAAGAAATCAACATCACACACCATGTGAAGGAGGGCTCTGAGAAAGCTGATCCTTCACAATTTGAGCTTCTGAAGGTTCTGGGACAGGGCTCTTTTGGGAAG GTTTTTCTGGTGAGAAAAATCACTCCGCCAGACAGCAACCACCTCTATGCCATGAAAGTGCTCAAGAAGGCAACATTGAAAG tgCGTGATCGAGTAAGGACAAAGATAGAAAGGGATATCCTGGCTGATGTAAACCATCCCTTTGTGGTGAAACTCCACTATG CATTCCAAACAGAGGGGAAGCTCTATCTCATCTTGGATTTCCTCAGAGGAGGTGACCTTTTCACTCGGCTTTCCAAAGAG GTGATGTTCACAGAGGAAGACGTGAAGTTCTACCTAGCAGAGCTGGCTTTGGGGCTTGACCATTTGCACAGCCTGGGAATCATATACAGAGATCTCAAACCAGAAAA CATCCTCCTAGATGAAGAAGGGCACATCAAACTCACAG ATTTTGGCTTGAGTAAAGAAGCTATAGACCATGAGAAGAAAGCCTATTCCTTCTGTGGGACAGTGGAATACATGGCGCCAGAAGTTGTGAATCGTCAGGGCCACTCCCACAGCGCTGACTGGTGGTCATATGGGGTGTTAATG TTTGAAATGCTCACCGGCTCACTGCCCTTCCAGGGAAAAGATCGTAAGGAGACGATGACCCTCATTCTCAA AGCAAAGCTGGGCATGCCTCAGTTCCTGAGCTCTGAAGCACAGAGTCTCCTGCGAGCCCTTTTCAAAAGGAATCCAGCCAACAGATTAG GTTCTGGTCCAGATGGGGCAGAAGAGATAAAGCGCCATCCTTTCTACTCTACTATTGACTGGAAT aagctGTATCGAAGGGAAATCAAACCACCTTTCAAGCCTGCAGTAGGCCAGCCAGATGACACCTTTTATTTTGACACAGAGTTTACGTCTCGTACACCAAAAG ATTCCCCAGGCATCCCCCCAAGCGCAGGGGCCCATCAGCTCTTCCGCGGCTTCAGTTTCGTGGCGACTGGATTGATGGAGGACGGCAAGGTGAAACCTGCCCAGTCCCCTCTGAATTCGGTGGTACAG CAGCTGCATGGCAAGAATGTCCAGTTCAACGATGGCTACGTGGTGAAGGAGGCGATCGGTGTTGGCTCCTACTCAGTGTGTAAACGCTGCATTCATAAAGCAACCAACATGGAGTATGCAGTCAAG GTCATTGACAAGAGCAAGCGAGACCCGTCTGAGGAAATCGAAATCCTCCTGCGATATGGGCAGCATCCAAACATCATTACCTTGAAAGAT GTGTATGATGATGGGAAGTATGTGTATCTGGTGACTGAGCTGATGAGGGGAGGGGAGCTGCTGGATAAGATCCTCAGACAGAAATTTTTCTCGGAGAGGGAGGCCAGTTCTGTCCTGCATACGATCTGTAAAACGGTGGAGTATCTGCATTCTCAGGGG GTGGTTCACAGGGACTTGAAACCCAGCAACATTCTCTATGTGGACGAGTCAGGAAACCCAGAAAGCATTCGCATTTGTGACTTTGGCTTTGCCAAGCAGCTGAGGGCTGAGAATGGCCTTCTCATGACTCCTTGTTATACTGCAAACTTTGTGGCACCTGAG GTACTAAAACGCCAAGGCTACGATGAGGGCTGTGACATCTGGAGCCTGGGAGTTCTCCTTTATACAATGCTAGCAGG CTGCACTCCATTTGCAAACGGGCCCAGTGACACTCCAGAGGAGATCCTGACCCGAATAGGTGGGGGAAAGTTCTCTGTCAGTGGAGGCAATTGGGACACTATTTCTGAAACAGCCAAG GATCTGGTATCAAAGATGCTTCATGTAGATCCTCACCAGCGTCTAACAGCCAAACAGGTCCTGCAGCATCCGTGGATAACACAGAAGGATAGCTTACCTCAGAGCCAACTGAATCACCAGGACGTTCAGCTTGTAAAG GGGGCAATGGCTGCCACATACTCTGCACTGAACAGCTCCAAGCCAAGCCCCCAGCTGAAGCCCATTGAATCATCCATTCTGGCACAGAGGCGGGTCAAGAAACTTCCTTCTACCACACTGTGA
- the RPS6KA1 gene encoding ribosomal protein S6 kinase alpha-1 isoform X2: protein MNNSAQDLLQLAPTNGQAAPEEGGNPPSQAKSDITWIEKDLVDSADKGEGVVKEINITHHVKEGSEKADPSQFELLKVLGQGSFGKVFLVRKITPPDSNHLYAMKVLKKATLKVRDRVRTKIERDILADVNHPFVVKLHYAFQTEGKLYLILDFLRGGDLFTRLSKEVMFTEEDVKFYLAELALGLDHLHSLGIIYRDLKPENILLDEEGHIKLTDFGLSKEAIDHEKKAYSFCGTVEYMAPEVVNRQGHSHSADWWSYGVLMFEMLTGSLPFQGKDRKETMTLILKAKLGMPQFLSSEAQSLLRALFKRNPANRLGSGPDGAEEIKRHPFYSTIDWNKLYRREIKPPFKPAVGQPDDTFYFDTEFTSRTPKDSPGIPPSAGAHQLFRGFSFVATGLMEDGKVKPAQSPLNSVVQQLHGKNVQFNDGYVVKEAIGVGSYSVCKRCIHKATNMEYAVKVIDKSKRDPSEEIEILLRYGQHPNIITLKDVYDDGKYVYLVTELMRGGELLDKILRQKFFSEREASSVLHTICKTVEYLHSQGVVHRDLKPSNILYVDESGNPESIRICDFGFAKQLRAENGLLMTPCYTANFVAPEVLKRQGYDEGCDIWSLGVLLYTMLAGCTPFANGPSDTPEEILTRIGGGKFSVSGGNWDTISETAKDLVSKMLHVDPHQRLTAKQVLQHPWITQKDSLPQSQLNHQDVQLVKGAMAATYSALNSSKPSPQLKPIESSILAQRRVKKLPSTTL, encoded by the exons GCAAAATCAGACATCACTTGGATAGAGAAAGACCTTGTGGACTCAGCAGACAAG GGTGAAGGCGTTGTGAAAGAAATCAACATCACACACCATGTGAAGGAGGGCTCTGAGAAAGCTGATCCTTCACAATTTGAGCTTCTGAAGGTTCTGGGACAGGGCTCTTTTGGGAAG GTTTTTCTGGTGAGAAAAATCACTCCGCCAGACAGCAACCACCTCTATGCCATGAAAGTGCTCAAGAAGGCAACATTGAAAG tgCGTGATCGAGTAAGGACAAAGATAGAAAGGGATATCCTGGCTGATGTAAACCATCCCTTTGTGGTGAAACTCCACTATG CATTCCAAACAGAGGGGAAGCTCTATCTCATCTTGGATTTCCTCAGAGGAGGTGACCTTTTCACTCGGCTTTCCAAAGAG GTGATGTTCACAGAGGAAGACGTGAAGTTCTACCTAGCAGAGCTGGCTTTGGGGCTTGACCATTTGCACAGCCTGGGAATCATATACAGAGATCTCAAACCAGAAAA CATCCTCCTAGATGAAGAAGGGCACATCAAACTCACAG ATTTTGGCTTGAGTAAAGAAGCTATAGACCATGAGAAGAAAGCCTATTCCTTCTGTGGGACAGTGGAATACATGGCGCCAGAAGTTGTGAATCGTCAGGGCCACTCCCACAGCGCTGACTGGTGGTCATATGGGGTGTTAATG TTTGAAATGCTCACCGGCTCACTGCCCTTCCAGGGAAAAGATCGTAAGGAGACGATGACCCTCATTCTCAA AGCAAAGCTGGGCATGCCTCAGTTCCTGAGCTCTGAAGCACAGAGTCTCCTGCGAGCCCTTTTCAAAAGGAATCCAGCCAACAGATTAG GTTCTGGTCCAGATGGGGCAGAAGAGATAAAGCGCCATCCTTTCTACTCTACTATTGACTGGAAT aagctGTATCGAAGGGAAATCAAACCACCTTTCAAGCCTGCAGTAGGCCAGCCAGATGACACCTTTTATTTTGACACAGAGTTTACGTCTCGTACACCAAAAG ATTCCCCAGGCATCCCCCCAAGCGCAGGGGCCCATCAGCTCTTCCGCGGCTTCAGTTTCGTGGCGACTGGATTGATGGAGGACGGCAAGGTGAAACCTGCCCAGTCCCCTCTGAATTCGGTGGTACAG CAGCTGCATGGCAAGAATGTCCAGTTCAACGATGGCTACGTGGTGAAGGAGGCGATCGGTGTTGGCTCCTACTCAGTGTGTAAACGCTGCATTCATAAAGCAACCAACATGGAGTATGCAGTCAAG GTCATTGACAAGAGCAAGCGAGACCCGTCTGAGGAAATCGAAATCCTCCTGCGATATGGGCAGCATCCAAACATCATTACCTTGAAAGAT GTGTATGATGATGGGAAGTATGTGTATCTGGTGACTGAGCTGATGAGGGGAGGGGAGCTGCTGGATAAGATCCTCAGACAGAAATTTTTCTCGGAGAGGGAGGCCAGTTCTGTCCTGCATACGATCTGTAAAACGGTGGAGTATCTGCATTCTCAGGGG GTGGTTCACAGGGACTTGAAACCCAGCAACATTCTCTATGTGGACGAGTCAGGAAACCCAGAAAGCATTCGCATTTGTGACTTTGGCTTTGCCAAGCAGCTGAGGGCTGAGAATGGCCTTCTCATGACTCCTTGTTATACTGCAAACTTTGTGGCACCTGAG GTACTAAAACGCCAAGGCTACGATGAGGGCTGTGACATCTGGAGCCTGGGAGTTCTCCTTTATACAATGCTAGCAGG CTGCACTCCATTTGCAAACGGGCCCAGTGACACTCCAGAGGAGATCCTGACCCGAATAGGTGGGGGAAAGTTCTCTGTCAGTGGAGGCAATTGGGACACTATTTCTGAAACAGCCAAG GATCTGGTATCAAAGATGCTTCATGTAGATCCTCACCAGCGTCTAACAGCCAAACAGGTCCTGCAGCATCCGTGGATAACACAGAAGGATAGCTTACCTCAGAGCCAACTGAATCACCAGGACGTTCAGCTTGTAAAG GGGGCAATGGCTGCCACATACTCTGCACTGAACAGCTCCAAGCCAAGCCCCCAGCTGAAGCCCATTGAATCATCCATTCTGGCACAGAGGCGGGTCAAGAAACTTCCTTCTACCACACTGTGA
- the RPS6KA1 gene encoding ribosomal protein S6 kinase alpha-1 isoform X1, with protein MPLAQLAEPWPNMELVHLDTENGQAAPEEGGNPPSQAKSDITWIEKDLVDSADKGEGVVKEINITHHVKEGSEKADPSQFELLKVLGQGSFGKVFLVRKITPPDSNHLYAMKVLKKATLKVRDRVRTKIERDILADVNHPFVVKLHYAFQTEGKLYLILDFLRGGDLFTRLSKEVMFTEEDVKFYLAELALGLDHLHSLGIIYRDLKPENILLDEEGHIKLTDFGLSKEAIDHEKKAYSFCGTVEYMAPEVVNRQGHSHSADWWSYGVLMFEMLTGSLPFQGKDRKETMTLILKAKLGMPQFLSSEAQSLLRALFKRNPANRLGSGPDGAEEIKRHPFYSTIDWNKLYRREIKPPFKPAVGQPDDTFYFDTEFTSRTPKDSPGIPPSAGAHQLFRGFSFVATGLMEDGKVKPAQSPLNSVVQQLHGKNVQFNDGYVVKEAIGVGSYSVCKRCIHKATNMEYAVKVIDKSKRDPSEEIEILLRYGQHPNIITLKDVYDDGKYVYLVTELMRGGELLDKILRQKFFSEREASSVLHTICKTVEYLHSQGVVHRDLKPSNILYVDESGNPESIRICDFGFAKQLRAENGLLMTPCYTANFVAPEVLKRQGYDEGCDIWSLGVLLYTMLAGCTPFANGPSDTPEEILTRIGGGKFSVSGGNWDTISETAKDLVSKMLHVDPHQRLTAKQVLQHPWITQKDSLPQSQLNHQDVQLVKGAMAATYSALNSSKPSPQLKPIESSILAQRRVKKLPSTTL; from the exons GCAAAATCAGACATCACTTGGATAGAGAAAGACCTTGTGGACTCAGCAGACAAG GGTGAAGGCGTTGTGAAAGAAATCAACATCACACACCATGTGAAGGAGGGCTCTGAGAAAGCTGATCCTTCACAATTTGAGCTTCTGAAGGTTCTGGGACAGGGCTCTTTTGGGAAG GTTTTTCTGGTGAGAAAAATCACTCCGCCAGACAGCAACCACCTCTATGCCATGAAAGTGCTCAAGAAGGCAACATTGAAAG tgCGTGATCGAGTAAGGACAAAGATAGAAAGGGATATCCTGGCTGATGTAAACCATCCCTTTGTGGTGAAACTCCACTATG CATTCCAAACAGAGGGGAAGCTCTATCTCATCTTGGATTTCCTCAGAGGAGGTGACCTTTTCACTCGGCTTTCCAAAGAG GTGATGTTCACAGAGGAAGACGTGAAGTTCTACCTAGCAGAGCTGGCTTTGGGGCTTGACCATTTGCACAGCCTGGGAATCATATACAGAGATCTCAAACCAGAAAA CATCCTCCTAGATGAAGAAGGGCACATCAAACTCACAG ATTTTGGCTTGAGTAAAGAAGCTATAGACCATGAGAAGAAAGCCTATTCCTTCTGTGGGACAGTGGAATACATGGCGCCAGAAGTTGTGAATCGTCAGGGCCACTCCCACAGCGCTGACTGGTGGTCATATGGGGTGTTAATG TTTGAAATGCTCACCGGCTCACTGCCCTTCCAGGGAAAAGATCGTAAGGAGACGATGACCCTCATTCTCAA AGCAAAGCTGGGCATGCCTCAGTTCCTGAGCTCTGAAGCACAGAGTCTCCTGCGAGCCCTTTTCAAAAGGAATCCAGCCAACAGATTAG GTTCTGGTCCAGATGGGGCAGAAGAGATAAAGCGCCATCCTTTCTACTCTACTATTGACTGGAAT aagctGTATCGAAGGGAAATCAAACCACCTTTCAAGCCTGCAGTAGGCCAGCCAGATGACACCTTTTATTTTGACACAGAGTTTACGTCTCGTACACCAAAAG ATTCCCCAGGCATCCCCCCAAGCGCAGGGGCCCATCAGCTCTTCCGCGGCTTCAGTTTCGTGGCGACTGGATTGATGGAGGACGGCAAGGTGAAACCTGCCCAGTCCCCTCTGAATTCGGTGGTACAG CAGCTGCATGGCAAGAATGTCCAGTTCAACGATGGCTACGTGGTGAAGGAGGCGATCGGTGTTGGCTCCTACTCAGTGTGTAAACGCTGCATTCATAAAGCAACCAACATGGAGTATGCAGTCAAG GTCATTGACAAGAGCAAGCGAGACCCGTCTGAGGAAATCGAAATCCTCCTGCGATATGGGCAGCATCCAAACATCATTACCTTGAAAGAT GTGTATGATGATGGGAAGTATGTGTATCTGGTGACTGAGCTGATGAGGGGAGGGGAGCTGCTGGATAAGATCCTCAGACAGAAATTTTTCTCGGAGAGGGAGGCCAGTTCTGTCCTGCATACGATCTGTAAAACGGTGGAGTATCTGCATTCTCAGGGG GTGGTTCACAGGGACTTGAAACCCAGCAACATTCTCTATGTGGACGAGTCAGGAAACCCAGAAAGCATTCGCATTTGTGACTTTGGCTTTGCCAAGCAGCTGAGGGCTGAGAATGGCCTTCTCATGACTCCTTGTTATACTGCAAACTTTGTGGCACCTGAG GTACTAAAACGCCAAGGCTACGATGAGGGCTGTGACATCTGGAGCCTGGGAGTTCTCCTTTATACAATGCTAGCAGG CTGCACTCCATTTGCAAACGGGCCCAGTGACACTCCAGAGGAGATCCTGACCCGAATAGGTGGGGGAAAGTTCTCTGTCAGTGGAGGCAATTGGGACACTATTTCTGAAACAGCCAAG GATCTGGTATCAAAGATGCTTCATGTAGATCCTCACCAGCGTCTAACAGCCAAACAGGTCCTGCAGCATCCGTGGATAACACAGAAGGATAGCTTACCTCAGAGCCAACTGAATCACCAGGACGTTCAGCTTGTAAAG GGGGCAATGGCTGCCACATACTCTGCACTGAACAGCTCCAAGCCAAGCCCCCAGCTGAAGCCCATTGAATCATCCATTCTGGCACAGAGGCGGGTCAAGAAACTTCCTTCTACCACACTGTGA